A region of the Candidatus Obscuribacterales bacterium genome:
CCGCACCTTTTGCGAAGAAGTCTGGGGCAAGGGCAACCTGGAGGCTCTGCCCCAACTGACCCGTCCCGACTTCAGCATCTTCTACCCCATCATGAGCGCGCCGATGGATCGGGACAGCTACGGCGGCTTAATGGCCGATGTCCACACGGCATTCCCCGATTTTCGCGTCACCCTCAACGACATCATTGCCAAGGGCGAAAAAGTGGTGATTGCTTGGACGGCCCAGGGCACCCACACTGGGCATTTTGAACTGCTGAACCTGCCCCCGACCAGCAACGCCATTCGCTACACCGGCATGGTGATTTACCGCATCGAAGATGGCTACGTGGCAGAGGGCAGAGGCGAAGAAGATATTCCCACCCTGCTCCGACAGTTGGGAGTGTGGGGCTAAGCACCCTGTTCCTTCCTCCGAAATGTTCAGGCTTTCATTTCCCATTCCATTCACGATTCAACCCATCATTCAACCCAAGAGGTCTACTATGAAACGCCAAATTCTTGCCGCTACGTTGCTCGGACTTTCCCTGGTCAGTGGAGGATGTACCACTGCTATTTCTAGCTCCCTCGACAGCAACGCTCCCCTGGAAGCACAAGCCGCGACGCCAACCCTGGAGCCTGTTGTGAGCACCGATGGCAACATCCAACTCACCATTCCTGATACCTGGAAAAGCGCGGAAATTTCTGAAGCCGAGCAGCAAAGCAATATCGTAC
Encoded here:
- a CDS encoding ester cyclase, with the protein product MTTQAIAQNNTTIARTFCEEVWGKGNLEALPQLTRPDFSIFYPIMSAPMDRDSYGGLMADVHTAFPDFRVTLNDIIAKGEKVVIAWTAQGTHTGHFELLNLPPTSNAIRYTGMVIYRIEDGYVAEGRGEEDIPTLLRQLGVWG